The Hippopotamus amphibius kiboko isolate mHipAmp2 chromosome 3, mHipAmp2.hap2, whole genome shotgun sequence genomic interval ttagtgatgttgagcatcttttcacatgtttgttagccatatgcatgccttctttggagaaatgtctatttaggtcttctgccgatttttggattggattatttgtttttttggtattaagctgcatgagctgcttgtatactttggagattaatcctttgtcagttgcttccttggcaaatattttctcccattctgagggttgtcttcctgtcttgtttatggtttcttttgctgtgcaaaagtttttaagtttcactatgtcccatttgtttattttttattttatttccattattctaggaggtgggtctaaaaggatcttgttttgatgtatgtcatatagtgttcttcctatgttttcctctaggagttttatagtatctggccttacatttaggtatttaatccatattgagtttatttttgtgtatggtgttaggaagtgttctaatttcattcttttacatgtagctgtccaattttcccagcactacttattgaaaaggctgtcttttctccattgtatgttcttgcctcctttgtcaaagataaggtgcccatatgtgcatgggtttatctctgggctctctatcctgtaccattgatctatatttctgttttgtgccagtatgaTTATggttgtttttacattttaataaatgtatacatatattaaaatgcaTTAGGCCATATTCCTAAAATGGGTACACTTtgttatatgtaatttatatctgATTAAAGTTGATTTAAGACACATATCAACCCTTTATAACTTTTGAACTTTAAGAGGATCCTGAATTAAGTAAGAACAATTTCaaaaaggaggagggggggggacttccctagtggtgcagtggttaagaatccacctgccaatgcaggaaacacagatttgagccctggtcccagaagattccacatggtgcagagcaactaagcctgtgagccacagctactgagcgtgcatgccacaactactaaagcctgcacccctagagcctgtactctgcaacacgagaaaccaccgcaatgagaagcccgcacacctcaaagaagagcagcccctgctcactacaactagagaaagcctgtgtgcagtgacgaagacccaatgcagccataaataaataaataaatttgttaaaaaaaaaaacacaaataaaaaggaggggaagggatTTTGAAATGTGTCAAACAGTGggtgatattaaggaattaccGTTCAGCTGAGTAACAAGCCCATGATTTCATTTTACTATTCTCTCTCTTTACTAttactattttgaaattttctgtgctaaaacacacacacacacacacacaaaattaaagtataacttcaaatatttaaaggattACTATGTAGAAAAGGAATTAGAttctacatgaaaaaaatcatatgcagGAAAATTTGGAGTCAAGATAAGAGTTAACTAGCCAACAAAGCAATGTGTAGCCTTATAAGGTAGGTTGCTCACACCAGGAATTGTTGATGCCCAGACCTCATAACTACTAGTCAGGGCTATAGAAGAGGAAATTACTGCAGTTAGTGAGAACCTGGATTAGTTGCCCTCTCATATCTCTCCCAGCCCTGAGATTCCATTCACTGTTGATCTATGCATCTGACTTTCGGTGTCGTTTTCCCAAACAAGTCAGCACCCCATTATTCCTCAGCTTTATCTATAATTATCTATACTAGTTATTTGATACTTTACAAAAGCTAtttcaggttttccatttttccaattttcatatatatatttgatacaCCCTTTTTTAAGCCTTTCAGAAATCAGAATTATGCATTATACCTCTTAGACTCTTGTATTTCTAGCACAATACTCTGTACATACTGGGCCCTCAAAATACTTTCTTGACAATAATTTTCCAATCATTGTTACTTTGTAACATGCACCCCTTTCTCTGGCCATTGATGTCCACATCTTCTCCCACCATCCCTCAAGCAGAGACTGCATCCTCTACCACATCTGTGTCCCCCAACCCAGGCCTAGAACAGGGCTCTGTGCatatccacaaaataaaatgaagaattccTCCCACATCTGGAGGCTGTTAAATTTGAGAAGTGATGATGATTCACGCTGATAACCAAATCTGAATTCTGAGACTGCCTTAATCACTGAAAATTTCATTATTCTAATGGCACAGGTCACGCACACCTTCACCGGGGTGGCTGCCCCTATCACAACCatggagaaaactgaaaaatggtTTGGTTTTCCTCCATATTTCCCATCCTGGTAGCCTTTCTCCTGAATTCTCTAGGTATTCAATGTCTTTATACTGCCCTCTGACCATTCAAATAACAAGTAGGCAGGGGATGAGATCCTATAAAATGCCAGGCACTGCATCAGACACGTGACGTCATCAATTCCTTTAATGCTTACAACGACTGGAGTAGGCATTATCTGCATTTtcaagatgaggaagctgaggttcagactTTAGTAATTTGTCCAAGCTTCTAAATGATGAACCTGGGATCTGAAACCTGATCATCCTTACTCAAAGCCCATTTgttttaaagaatagaaaataaccaCCCTCCCTTTCTTTTAACAAAAGTCTTGAAATAACAGAccctaaaggaaaaatatttttgttggaaAGAATACTTTCTGTATAGCTCCAAGGGCAACTTTGCCTCCAAATTCTGAAAGCTTGTTCATTCACATGATTTACCAAGAAAAACATCCAATTTCAATAAATACCACAAGGGGGCACTAAGTCCTAAAAAAGCTTAGATAAGCTTCTGGACAGATTAAACATCTGTCCAGGACTCTTTAGACAGATAAGTCTGAATAAATATTCTGCCATAAGTGACTCTTTCTAAGAACAAATATGACCATACTTCTTTCATGCTTAAAACCTTCAAAGGATCTCCATCCCTAATATCACTTATCATGACATACAACTTCCTTTACATGTGCGCATCTCCCTCTAATTTTAAACACTTACCTGGCTTCCCCAAATAACCTTTTCTCATGTCCCGTCTCTCCAAACATGCTGTTTCTTATGTGTGACTGCATCTCCCCCAGCCCTTATTCAACAACGAACTACACATCAGACTGACACAGGTCCTCCAATTCTCAAAAAAATGTCTCTGCTAACTTCTGACTTTCTCTGACCGTCCTCTGACTGTAAAtacttctcttccttcccatATCATATCATGTCTCAAGTCAATGTCATTATCTCCCTGCTAGACTGAAAGGTCTTCGAGGGAAGAACCGCGTTTTACAGGTGTACATATGGTCAGCACTGGCAGGAAGCAAATCCTCTTCAAGTGGGGAAGTGAACTAAGAAACCACCAACATCtatccaataaacaacctaaccttacacctaaaacaattagagaaagaagaacaaaaaaaccccaaagtaagcagaaaaaaagaaatcataaagatcagatcagaaataaatgaaaaagaaatgaaggaaataatagcaaagatcaatacaactaaaagttggttctttgagaagataaacaaaattgataaaccattagccagactcatcaggaaaaaaagggagaagacgcaaatcaacagaattagaaatgaaaaaggagaagtaacaactgacaccgcagaaatacaaaagaaaccaCCAACATCATACACCTGTGGCTTGTTTCAGAGGCTATCTTTAAAGGCTTAGGAGTAATTTTCATAAAGACATTTTAAGTTCTTCACCTCCTGCTTAAAATCAACTTGAAAACTGTAATAATCAACAttctatttgaagaaattatatatGTCAAACTTACCATCTTagttaaataaaacacaaacgaATACACGGAAAGAACTGCATTCTCCAAAGGTGTGACACTTGCTGGTTCTTCAGCATTTGTTTCCAGTTGCTTTTTTGCGTCAACAGCATCGTTAAGAGAATCTTCCGTTGTAATTATCCCTAAAATTGAGGGAGaaagctaatattttatttatgcttcAGAATAAGAtttgtttctcttcattttaaatattcaataaataagtgCCCACTAAATATTAGTCACTCTGCCTGGATATGTGCTTCTCCTAAGACAATTATATAAAAACAATGCCAGAACCCCCATCACATCCTCAGCTATAAAACGAACAACATCTCCAACCGACTCTACCTGCCAGCAGTCCCCCCATCACGTCCCTGGCAATGCAACTGCCATCTGAACAATACAGACTCGTGGGGACTGAGAAAGACAGAATTTTATGCTTTTCCCGTATACACACCATcacatttaacaaacatttatttagtgctgGTGAAGCACTGCATTAGAAACTTCAGGCAAACAATGAGTAAGAAAAGTGTGTTAGTTTGCAGACCTGCACCCATACTCAGCACAGCATCTGGCACCTGGCAGGCACTCAACAGCTGCTTACTGAATGGATGAGTGACAGCTACACAAAAGGGAATACGGTAAACACTGAGAGAGGTGAAAGGGAACTGCTTACAGGGTGGGGGCCTGGCGTTCAGCTCTGTGAAAGAGCTCGAATTCCAGCTCTACCTGAAAGGATCGCCACATGATGAGGCAGTAGGAAGGAGATTTCAGGAGGAGTGATTTGGGTCTGGGCGCTTCTTATAAATAGCTAGGAGTCCAAAAAGCAGCTGGTGAGAAGTTGTACTAGTTGCTGCTCAGGTCTCTTCCAGCCCTGAGATTCCATTGCTATTGATCTATGAATCTGACCACTGGTGAAGTTTCCCCATCAGTTCAGCACCTCAACACCTGAGATGCATGAAGGGACATTTGAGAAGATCAGCCTCTAAAGGCAGTTGATGTCATTTTGTGGTGGAACGTAAAGGACAAGGCAAAACATGTGTTTTTAATTCTGCAAGCAAAATCTTTCCTAACCCTGAAAGTTTCTGAGCAAGAGAGTAACAAGTCTTATCTGCATGTGACGCATTCTCAACAAGCAGAACCTTTTTGAGTTACAGGAGTATTTATACAAATACAACATCCTCCGGAACATAGGAGACCTCTGATATGCCATTTCTTCTCAAATTAGCTGAATTCCTCTTCCTGCTGTGACCTCTCCTATATTTTGAAGCAGGGGTGGGTCGGAGGGGCAGCCCAGTGCTGCTAGGCCTGTGGTATCACAGGGTAATGCTCTATCTATGGTTAGAGACCATGATCTCTAAAAACACAAAATGGTAATGATGTCATATCACCATACTGGATAGACAAAATAACACAATTAGTTGTTCTGATTTATTGGTAAAATGAGGGAGCTACAGAAAAACTAGAAAGCTGTTGATACTATTACTGgggttgcattttaaaaaactttatttttaaaacaactttctcATCCAAATGAAATGAGTTGCTCTCCCACTGGACATTTACTGTGCTCTGTGATTAAGTACTATTCACAGGGGTCCGTCTACACTGGACTGTTAGGTACTGCAAAGTTCTGTACTGTTTCCTCTAATCTTTATTTAATATAAGGATATCTAGACATAAATATCCCCTTCACTGTTTTAAAGGAAGTTTTACCATGTCCAGGTAGCAAATTAACAGAAGAACTGAGCTATAATGTACtctttgggggtgagggggtgagggggtgagggggatggAGGGAAAACAGAATTTGTGAGtttcagagcagtggttctcaaactttaacttCTAACAGATCAGAAttccctggagggcttgttaaacacAGAGTCACAGATTGCTGGtctccacccccagagtttctgtcACTGTTGGTCTGGCTGAAAACTACTGTTTTTGAGCATAAGGCTTTTTAAGAATAGCATTTTAGATTTAAATTACTCACATTAAGagtgggattgacacatatacactaatatgtataaaatagataactaataggaaaaaaattgtatcCATTTTGTCACAGTGTACTAGATCGTTAACAATTCaagtttactaaaatatttttgagctggaaaaacaaaaaaaaaagactcttaaCAAAACAACAGCCAGAGATCAATTTGCTTCCCTGCTACCTCTCAAATCAACCTCTAGCAATTCCCTCATATCAAGAATTAGACTAAATTACTCACATGCTAAGATGTGGTTAGAAGAAATAGATGGTTTATATCTTGGACTTGTCCCTTGTAGTGAAAAGTGAAAAGCCAGCAGAAAGCCTTAAAAACTATACACATCACAGATTCAAGAAGAGTTAATTTAAACCTCCCTATGTTCTTCTCCTTCATTCATAAAAATTACATAGAAGTAAATTATACACAAGAGGagagaaaatttttattcatttctcagtGTTGGGATGGATaggtaggtaaataaataaataaataaataaactcacataCGCTAACGCCGGCCTTGCACTGGCTGGTAGGTTAGTTACAGTCTCTGGCCTGCTTCCTACGATTGGGCTCCATCTGTCTTGATGCCTGCTTCTCTCTGTTACTTCTCggatttcttactttttaaatgcatttacaCCTGTGTTATTTCCTACCTTCAGCAACAAATCTCCTAGGAGGTCTTCTTTACGATAGGCCTCTACTTTGTAGAGAAAAATTAGCAAGCTTTACCTGGGTCTCCGTCCGTCTGCGTATTCGGCTTCTGGGACACTTCTGAGATACCCATGTCACTGGTCACGGGTTGATCCAAGTGGCTGGGCTCTTCAGAAATCTGCATTATAAGAACGTCGGAGCTCTCCTGTGGGAAGTTCTCCTCCAGCGGTGCTTGAATGTCTACAGGGGAGAAGAACGCACGGGGCTGGCAAAGCTTGACGCCAGTCCCCCTCCCGCACCCCCTCACCACATATCTGCAGGGCCCCTCGTCCCTGCCCCGTGTGCTGGCATCTTGTggggcacgactgggtgaggaaaaaaagagttccagttgcttttattttacttcacaGATGGCTAAGCTATACAATGAAAGTGATAAACAAACCCTcatcccaggaattccctggcggtccagtggttaggacaccgtgctctcactgccatggcctggattcaattcctggtctgggaactaagattccacaagccatggcaaaacaaacaaacaaaactctcatCCCGaagtatttcataaataaatatatttacagtaGGGATGTCAATAAACCTAACTTTTCTTGACAAACCAACATATGCCCACACAGATAAATGTGCAAAAGGGAATTCCAAGCAAGAGCAGAAACAGGAGACACCTATCCTACACAGAAATAACAGACCCCCTTCATCCACAAGCATGcctatttcacagaactagcacaGAGAAGGGCATTACATACAAAGGCAGCTTGCTGAAGTGCCTTTCCAATATTTCTGAAGTGCCTTCAAGAATCAAGAGAAGTGAACCCACTTCTGTCCCTAAGAGGCTCAGGGCATCACCCAATGTGACCCACAGCAAAAGGTGAATTTCTTTGAAACTTCATGGTTTACCCTGGAAATTCATTTGAGTTTTGCATTCTAATCCAAATATAGCTGCTttgattaaatgtaaaaaatgtccCCATCTCCAAATTGGCACTCTGGGAAGATACATTTATTCTGTGGTTTTACGTCCTCCTGTTAGCCAATTGTATACCCTCAGTTCAAATGCCCCCGTTTGAAAACCACGGGGACAGAGAAAAAGAGCGTGGAGCTAGGAATCAGCTTATCTAGGATGTTGGCTCAGGGTCAGTTCAATCACCGTTTCCTCAACGGCTTCTATGTTACGTGCTGTGTTAGAAGGCTCTGTATCTTGGCTGATACTTGATTAATCTGAATGTGAGAACCCAAGCGCCTGGCAGAATTTAACTACCCAAGTGACTGCCCTAAAGAGGCAGGAAAGAACATGGCAGCCACCTGAAAATTGGAGGGAATGAAGAAGCTCAGGCATCAGGTTAAAAGTTATGCCAGTCAATCCCTGGACAGACAGCAGTTATTTTACAATGAAGAAGATGTGTTCAAAAAAACCCTGTCATGAAACGTGTACTTTATTACCAGGTCTACTTTGTACACTATTTTCTTAatcatgtctttctctttttataaagttTCCTTTTGAGAATGCTACCAGTCTCAACTGTCTAAGGGAAGAGCAGAGCAAGAAATCCTTCTCCACGCCCCAGCCTCCAAGAAAGAAGGTGGGAAGGGTCATGTGGATGTCCCTGCACTCTGGGCACGCTGGGACCCATGGACGGAGCTCTACAAACAAGGCACGAGGCACTCTGGCAGCCCCCTGGCCCCCACACCTGTTTCTCAAGCCCAATCATACAAGGCCACAGGTGGGTACCTCACCTTCCGCTGGTCCACCCCAGCCTTCCTCTGAAGGCTGTGCCATGGCTGGGGGTGCCGTCTCCTCCACCGTGGAGTGTCTGTACCTGACAAAATAGATCAGGTCTTGAACATCATCAAGCACTGCAGCCTCTTCAAAGATGCTACTGTCCTTCATCTCTAGATCTCTATTTTCGGTCACATGAGCATCGAGCATCTTCTCTGCCTCACTCAGAATGTGTGACTCCCAAGCACGAAAGACCTTATCTAGGATTTTCTCCACATTATAGGGCAGGCTGTCCCGCTGCGCCGACTTCAGCTTGGATGACATTTCCTGGAACATGGATTCCAGCTCGTGGACATCAAAGTACTTCCGGAACCGCTGCAGAGACTGCTGATCTTTAAAGAAGCTGCTAATTATGGGCAAGTCTTCTATATAGACAACGTGCTTGGGCTGAACGGGTATATGTGGAGCCCAGGGGAATGGGTCAGTGTTGTGGTCCTCGGGGGCAGACCCCTGGTTTCCTGCACCCAcgaatttctctacatcctcctcatcctctttCGAGAGTTCTACCCCAGGCTTCTCTGCGAGCCCTGAGGTCTTCGGGTGTTCTTTAAGATAATCAGGACCTTTATTCTGAGACGCTTCACCCAACTCTGcagtctgattttctttcttgccAGGAAAGTCACTTCCTTCAGAGGGTCTCTGTGCTTTCTGATCCACAAGggagctttcttctttttccacccCTGGACTACCTGGGTCCCTAACTAGACTGTCTACCTCTTTACTTGCagtctcattttttctttcattttctgataTATTACtagtttcttctttgttttcttcagcttCTAGATCAGTCTTAATGGCGCCTAAAACAGCTTTTTCAGGGACTTGCAGGTCCACATCTAACCTGTCTTGAATCTCAGGGCTTTTTTCTTTAGACTGTTTTGCACTTACAGCATTTTCATCCTCCAGTAGTTCTTCGGGGCTATAATCGTCATCTTCTGCTTCTGGTTTCTCAGTGTGGACACCTGGTTCTTCAGTGGTATGAGCTTGGCGTGTTTTTCCTACCTCCTGCGTGACCGGCAAAGGCTTGTGACGGACAAGCCCTTCACCTGGGGCGTCCTCTGTGACCTCTTCCTCAGAGAGCCTTCTCTTCTCACTCACTTGCTTACTCCCTGTGGCAGCCACATCTCCTTGCTGCCAGGAAAGATTTCTTCCCAGAATGGGACCCTCTTCTTCCAGTTTTCTTAGCAAACCAATTTCATCTGGGGAGGAGCCTCTAGTCTGATTTTGAGGTTTAAGAAGCCGTTCCTTTATAAGTTCCTCACTCGGATGCTCCCCTGGAAGCGTGTGTGGTTTCGGTCCATCTGCTGCACCATCTCCGTCCTGCTCGCTGTCTTTGGAAGCATTACGCTCACGTTCACCCAAGAGGGGTGCCAAACCCACGGACTCCTGTGTCATCTTCCCTTCGTCCCTTTGATTCCCTGCCGCTTCGGGTACCGATTCACTCTTGGAGGCACCTTCCAAACTCTGCCCTCgtggcttttctttgtggggCATTTCCTTTGAGATATGAACAGCTGCTCCTTTTAGGTCACTCTCTTGGTGAGCAAAGGCTGACTGTAATGTTTCCGCGCCCTTTTCAGCAGGTGGCGAAGGGCTGAGGGGGCCGCCTGGGGGAGAAGCATGCACAGTCATGCCTTCGTGCTTCTCATCCTCTGATCCCACCGCATCCTGCACCAGGTCCCTCTCTGGTTCCTCGaccttcctcccttttcctttaaTGTCAAATTCTGGGTCCGCTTCTGGGTCTTCGTCATTATTCGTTGCGGGGACTTGTGCATTCAAAAGGCTGTCTGCTGCCTTCTCAGGGTCACTGTGATCAGCAGCTGGCTGTGGTTTCCCCAATGTGCTCTCCAGGACTAATGCAacatccctttccttttcctcctttgaatCAGACCTCTCTAAATCTGTACCTGTGTTTTCTTTACCCTCTGTGACATCAGAGAACATGGTATCTTCCCAGgttgttaatatatttttatcactGTTTTTGATGGAAGGGGGCCGAATTTCCTCCACTGTATGCTCTTCATTTGAATTCTGCTCTTTCTCTGTTGAATGTTTCTCAACTCCAGAGGTCACTGGAGTTTTCATatcttctccatctgtaaaggTGAGTAACGGCAGCTCATCAAAATCTTCTTTAttgtcctcttcttccttccccactGTGTAATACTCAGCGTCCAATTCCTCATCAAAATCATCCTCTAACGAAGAGACAAGTCTGGTTGTCTCATCATCAGATACAAGTGCATCAGCAGTTGAGCCGAATTTGGTTTTCAAGTCCAGagtcatttctgttttcaaaagttTATAAGCATCAATCTTCTCCTGTTCATTCGAGACCTGAGAACTATTGCTGGTTCTGTTGTTTTCACTTTCTGGCACTTTTAACTTATCTTGCAGCATTTCTCCAAAAGGTTCAAGTGAAGATTGCTCTCCCTGAGCATGACCTGTTTGACTATTTACATGGGGTTGGCTCTTCTGAGCCTCATATCTTTCCCTGAGTTCCTTAGTGTTTTCTGATAATATACTTTCACTTTCCTCTGAGTTGGGTTCTACTGGCTCAGGTTCAGGGTCACTTCCCTTAGATGCTTCAGGAGGTTCTTCCACATGTTGAGaagttttttctttaacttcctCAGAATCTCCAGTGGCAGAATCGTACAATTCcaaaaatcctaaaagttcttCTACATTATAATTATCAAAATCATCTCTTCCcccatcaaaacaaacaaaatctgtctcctgcaagggaaagaaaatcatTAGTGTCTCACTAACCAAGTGTCACAAGAGCAAACATTTACCCACGCTAATAACAGAGATGATCTCAAATTCAGATTTGGCTCTAGAGGGGCTTTTGTGCCAATCCTGGGGAGTCAGGAGACAGGGAGATGGAACCCATGTTTCCCTGGCTTCCTGCTTCCACGAGGAAGGACTCTTACCTGAGTAATGCTCCTGATTTCCCTGCATTCTCTTTTCCCCAGGAGAGGAATGATTCATGTGGCTGGTGGGAACCATCCCTGTTTTCTGCTTGGGACTGGCTGTAGGGAACATACAGCCTCTCTCTTCCATGCAGTCAGTTATACAAGGACAGACCCCCTTGGGAAAGCCCCCCAGTTGGCTAGCTCTGCCTGTGGCTGGGTAAGTCTGTCTTATTCTAGACTGCAACGTTCAAAAGCCCATTAATTTCCCGCATACTTGACCCGTGTTCTCCAAAAAGCTTTATCATTAAGTAATGGTGACATTTTGGTCTCCATCTACCTGACTCCTGGGTCTCTCAATTTGTTCTCAGCACAAGTAGAAAAAAGTAGGGTATCATTTACTGGGTCTCCCAACTTTCAATATCTATGCCTGATGTGCTGGGAATTTACCTCATAACTTGCCCAGGACAAGCTGGAAGACCACCCAGCATCTCCATCATCCTCCCTTCTAGGCTGTACTTCCCTGCTTACCCCGCTGGAAACAGGTGGAATCACCTTGCTGATAGGCTCTAAGGCTACAGATTTCTGGCTCATATTTTCCTTGGATTGGGAAAGATAAATGAGCTGAAGAAGTATCTTCCTGAAATACAGGTGCAGGGGAAGTAGAAATGTTAAGGGACAAAGAATGGTGTCAAGGGGCTCCCACTCAACTATCACCACAAGTATGGCTTGAAAACAAGATTCAGTGAGGGACACATGCTACTCTACATCAGGGTCCTGATGAGGTGTCAACAGATCTGCTTGCGGACTACTCATAAGTCtatattcttccttccctccccttgtAAACAAACTGACATAAAATGGGtcacaaaaagaaggaaaggttaaaaaaccaacaaagatAACTTTCTTCTCCTAACTAAACTCTCACAATGCTCTGGAGAGACCTGACACGTGTTGTAAGGATGAATGACTCCTGTTCTCATCACACGCATCTCTAAGCCATTTCTTAATGTTGAGGGAAGTGTGTAGTGAGAGTGCAACGAGAAGGCGGAATCCCCAACACGTGAGGTCTCTGTGACCAGTAAGCTGCTGTCTCACGTGCATTTCCCTCCCAGCAGTATCTTCATTAGGAGTGAGGCCTAACAGGCAATGACCCTCGGGAAGGCAAGGAAATTTCAAGAATAGCAATGGCTCTGTGACTTCATACATTCTGCAGAGCTCAGCTGAGAAGTGCCCCAGGCTAGCAGCTCACATACTCTTGCAGCAACACCAAAGAGTTGCTCAAAGATTTCTATTTGAAGGTGGGTATCAattcttataaattttaaaactccagAAAACAATCAGCTGGAATGAGGGTCCCAGAGCACAAAATCCTTGTCATCACAAAGCTATTCTAAGTTAGTGCACCCTGGATGAATGCCTTATAGACTGTGCAGTCAGGACCTTGCAGATTTGAGGCTGGACCCCACTCAAAATGCTCTGGCCCCCTTTTCCAAAATCTTTCACATAACTCTAATCCCTTAAATCATTAAAGAGtcaataacaaaatattatgGCCTAGTACATAATTTAGGATTTGATTAATTTAAACCTGATTTCTATATATAGCACTTAAAATGTCTAAAAGCTATTCAGTGAGTAGTTTTCAAAGTGAGATACCTTCTCATCttgcttgcaaaaaaaaaatatttacctccTAAATTTAATAACTAAATACAAAGGTACtgaattattcatcttttttctcacataaaatagcaaagaaaaatccTGAATAAGCATACACAGCCTTGTATAAGAATACCTGATTCAACATACAGCTATCAGATTATGATATAAAGTCTCCCATAaattcttttcaaacttttctttcttccttccttccttcgtagtctgataaattaaaaattaaaatctgataCACAGAtgttaacttgtttttttttttgatcaaaaCACATTCAAAGACTTCCAAAAATACTTAATTGAATGTAACTGATGAATTGATAAGCCAATTTATaactgagaaaaacaacaacaaaaaatccacaACTTACATCTGTTGGAACTTGTAGCTCTTCTTGAGTATATACTTGGACTACACGGATTAAATCCTTTGGAAAATATCCAAAAGTACGCCCAACCTATATTACAGAATTGGCAAAAGAAATGAGTATCAATCAAAATTCTGTACAAGAAATATAAGTGAGAGACTTCTTAGTAGTGAGAG includes:
- the MIA3 gene encoding transport and Golgi organization protein 1 homolog isoform X3, with protein sequence MYRGEALEDFTGPDCRFVNFKRGDSVYVYYKLAGGSPEVWAGSVGRTFGYFPKDLIRVVQVYTQEELQVPTDETDFVCFDGGRDDFDNYNVEELLGFLELYDSATGDSEEVKEKTSQHVEEPPEASKGSDPEPEPVEPNSEESESILSENTKELRERYEAQKSQPHVNSQTGHAQGEQSSLEPFGEMLQDKLKVPESENNRTSNSSQVSNEQEKIDAYKLLKTEMTLDLKTKFGSTADALVSDDETTRLVSSLEDDFDEELDAEYYTVGKEEEDNKEDFDELPLLTFTDGEDMKTPVTSGVEKHSTEKEQNSNEEHTVEEIRPPSIKNSDKNILTTWEDTMFSDVTEGKENTGTDLERSDSKEEKERDVALVLESTLGKPQPAADHSDPEKAADSLLNAQVPATNNDEDPEADPEFDIKGKGRKVEEPERDLVQDAVGSEDEKHEGMTVHASPPGGPLSPSPPAEKGAETLQSAFAHQESDLKGAAVHISKEMPHKEKPRGQSLEGASKSESVPEAAGNQRDEGKMTQESVGLAPLLGERERNASKDSEQDGDGAADGPKPHTLPGEHPSEELIKERLLKPQNQTRGSSPDEIGLLRKLEEEGPILGRNLSWQQGDVAATGSKQVSEKRRLSEEEVTEDAPGEGLVRHKPLPVTQEVGKTRQAHTTEEPGVHTEKPEAEDDDYSPEELLEDENAVSAKQSKEKSPEIQDRLDVDLQVPEKAVLGAIKTDLEAEENKEETSNISENERKNETASKEVDSLVRDPGSPGVEKEESSLVDQKAQRPSEGSDFPGKKENQTAELGEASQNKGPDYLKEHPKTSGLAEKPGVELSKEDEEDVEKFVGAGNQGSAPEDHNTDPFPWAPHIPVQPKHVVYIEDLPIISSFFKDQQSLQRFRKYFDVHELESMFQEMSSKLKSAQRDSLPYNVEKILDKVFRAWESHILSEAEKMLDAHVTENRDLEMKDSSIFEEAAVLDDVQDLIYFVRYRHSTVEETAPPAMAQPSEEGWGGPAEDIQAPLEENFPQESSDVLIMQISEEPSHLDQPVTSDMGISEVSQKPNTQTDGDPGIITTEDSLNDAVDAKKQLETNAEEPASVTPLENAVLSVYSFVFYLTKMLVATLPDDVQPGPDFYGLPWKPVLITAFLGIVSFAIVFWRTVLAVKSRVYQVTERQISEKLKNIMKENAELVQKLSSYEQKIKESKKHVQETKKQNMILSDEAVKFKDKIKNLEETNEILGDTAKSLHAMLESEREQNARNQDLISENKKSIEKLKDVISVNASEFSEVQIALNEAKLSEEKVKSECHRVQEENVRLKKKKEQLQQEIKDWSKSHAELSEQIRSFEKSQKDLEVALTHKDDNINALTNCITQLNQLDCESESEGQNKGGNESDELANGEVGGDRSEKVKSQIKQLMDVSRTQTAISVVEEDLKLLQFKLRASMSTKCNLEDQIKKLEEDRSSLQSARAVLEDECKTLRQKVEILNELYQQKEMALQKKLSQEEYERQEREQRLSAADEKAVLAAEEVKTYKRRIEEMEEELQKTERSFKNQIATHEKKAHDNWLKARAAERAIAEEKREAANLRHKLLELTQKMAMLQEEPVIVKPMPGRPNTQNPPRRGPLSQNGSFGPSPVSGGECSPPLTADPPARPLSATLNRREMPRSEFGSVDGSLPRPRWSSEASGKPSASDPESAAAPMMNSSSRSSSPSKVMDEGKQTVPQEPEGPSVPSITSLAEHPVAVNMAAKGPPPFPVAPLMSSPVGGPLLPPIRYGPPPQLCRPFGPRPLPPPFGPGLRPPLGLREYAPGVPPGKRDLPLNPREFLPGHAPFRALGPLGPREYFIPGTRLPPPAHGPQDYPPSSAARDLPPPGSREEPPPASQSTSQDCSQALKQSP